From Marivirga harenae, one genomic window encodes:
- the ccoG gene encoding cytochrome c oxidase accessory protein CcoG: MDNLHEEQFRGQLATVGEQGKRNWIFPKKPKGIFHNYRRVLAWLLLILFFAGPFIKIGGHPLLLFNIFDRQFVILGSVFWPQDTHLLIFLLLIFVVFILLFTVVFGRVWCGWACPQTVFMEMVFRKIEYWIEGDANQQRKLAKAPWTWNKIWKKSTKQGVFLLISFWVSHTFMAYLIGIGEMSEVIQAGPQANWSAFTGLLVFTGIFYFVFSYFREQACTVVCPYGRLQGVFLDKKSIVVIYDWLRGEPRGKLKKNEPQADKGDCIDCSLCVQVCPTGIDIRNGTQMECVNCTACIDACDEVMTKINKPKGLIRFDSEEGVEKKTKKLITPRVIAYSVVLAILVGAMGFLLVGRAPIEVTMTRTPGSIYQIKNDSIISNMYQMEMINKSFDPMNLTYKVKPISARLFFPSGPIEVLEGQEKDEVYVFVEMTRKQFAQIDEKIQVEIYRDDELIQTIDSRFPGPNTFSKLK; this comes from the coding sequence ATGGATAATTTACACGAAGAGCAATTTAGAGGGCAACTAGCAACAGTTGGGGAGCAGGGAAAGCGAAATTGGATTTTCCCAAAAAAACCAAAAGGGATTTTTCATAACTACAGAAGGGTTTTGGCCTGGTTGCTGTTGATTTTATTCTTTGCTGGTCCATTTATTAAAATTGGAGGACATCCATTATTGTTATTTAATATTTTCGATCGACAATTTGTCATTTTAGGAAGCGTATTCTGGCCACAAGACACACATCTTTTAATTTTTCTGCTACTAATCTTTGTCGTCTTTATTCTACTATTCACGGTAGTTTTTGGCCGGGTCTGGTGCGGTTGGGCCTGCCCGCAGACGGTATTTATGGAAATGGTTTTCCGTAAAATTGAATATTGGATTGAAGGTGATGCCAACCAACAAAGGAAACTTGCTAAAGCTCCGTGGACCTGGAACAAAATCTGGAAGAAAAGCACTAAGCAAGGTGTTTTCCTTTTGATCAGCTTTTGGGTTTCTCACACATTCATGGCTTATTTGATTGGAATTGGTGAAATGTCTGAGGTAATTCAAGCAGGACCACAAGCTAATTGGAGTGCCTTTACGGGTTTACTAGTCTTTACAGGGATATTCTATTTTGTATTTTCCTACTTCCGAGAGCAAGCCTGTACAGTGGTTTGTCCTTATGGAAGATTGCAAGGTGTATTTCTAGACAAAAAATCCATTGTGGTAATTTATGATTGGTTGAGAGGTGAGCCAAGAGGTAAACTAAAAAAGAATGAACCTCAAGCCGATAAAGGGGATTGTATTGATTGTAGCTTGTGCGTTCAAGTTTGTCCCACAGGTATTGACATCCGGAACGGCACTCAAATGGAATGCGTTAATTGCACTGCTTGTATTGATGCCTGCGATGAAGTGATGACAAAAATAAATAAACCTAAGGGTTTGATTCGATTTGATTCTGAAGAAGGAGTAGAAAAAAAGACCAAAAAATTGATTACGCCTAGAGTTATTGCCTACTCTGTTGTTTTAGCCATATTAGTAGGTGCTATGGGCTTTTTATTGGTCGGAAGAGCTCCGATTGAAGTCACGATGACAAGAACGCCCGGTTCTATATATCAAATTAAAAATGATTCTATCATCAGCAATATGTATCAAATGGAGATGATCAACAAATCCTTTGACCCGATGAATTTGACTTATAAAGTAAAGCCAATATCTGCCCGTTTATTCTTCCCTTCTGGCCCCATTGAAGTTTTGGAAGGACAAGAAAAAGATGAGGTTTATGTTTTTGTAGAAATGACGAGAAAGCAATTTGCACAGATTGACGAAAAAATTCAAGTAGAGATCTACCGTGATGATGAATTAATCCAAACCATTGATTCAAGATTTCCGGGACCGAACACATTCAGTAAACTAAAATAA
- a CDS encoding FixH family protein, which yields MHWGNKITLVFIGFVILIISMVVFSMRQEFHMVEENYYEEEIAYEGKMNEIKNGRDWPGLVSAKQEGQMLKLKFEDAEKVKGKIQFYRPADADLDFFVPISEEINIPIEKFKAGSWKISFSWETDGKKYFKEEQIFIQR from the coding sequence ATGCATTGGGGGAATAAAATAACTTTAGTATTTATAGGCTTCGTGATATTGATTATCAGCATGGTGGTTTTCAGTATGAGACAGGAATTCCATATGGTGGAAGAAAATTACTATGAGGAAGAAATAGCATATGAAGGGAAAATGAATGAAATCAAAAATGGTCGGGATTGGCCAGGTTTAGTATCAGCAAAGCAAGAAGGCCAAATGCTGAAACTGAAATTTGAGGATGCTGAAAAAGTAAAAGGGAAAATTCAGTTTTACCGTCCCGCTGACGCAGATCTAGATTTCTTTGTACCCATCAGTGAGGAAATAAATATTCCCATTGAAAAATTTAAGGCCGGTAGCTGGAAGATTTCTTTTAGTTGGGAAACTGACGGCAAGAAATATTTTAAGGAAGAGCAAATTTTCATTCAGCGTTAG
- a CDS encoding sulfite exporter TauE/SafE family protein produces MIWAALSIGLLGGIHCTFMCAPLMLGVFRNQSMAWGFVAYQTGRIITYIMLGLALAFVGEGLSILGWQNSLSIIMAIFIIYFYVLPARFRFLKFINRIESVPYQKVKNSFRTFIGKQDILSRFSIGLLNGLLPCGLVYLALLSSFATETIMDSVVFMAVFGIGTLPWIIGSVWAGKLTFRKLNGFTQNMKPVLAFTLALFLFLRGMEVQFIHIPLPDFGQAQTTMDIPICGER; encoded by the coding sequence ATGATTTGGGCAGCTTTAAGCATAGGTTTATTAGGTGGCATTCATTGCACTTTTATGTGTGCACCACTTATGCTGGGCGTATTCCGCAATCAATCAATGGCATGGGGCTTTGTGGCTTACCAAACAGGTAGAATTATCACCTACATCATGTTAGGTTTAGCTTTGGCTTTTGTTGGAGAAGGTCTATCCATTTTAGGATGGCAAAACAGCTTATCCATCATCATGGCGATATTTATCATTTACTTTTATGTATTACCTGCCCGTTTTCGATTCCTTAAATTCATTAATCGCATAGAATCAGTACCTTACCAAAAGGTAAAAAATAGTTTTAGAACGTTTATTGGAAAGCAAGATATTCTCTCAAGATTTTCAATTGGTTTGCTCAACGGTCTTCTTCCTTGCGGACTAGTCTATCTTGCACTTCTAAGCTCTTTTGCCACTGAAACCATTATGGATTCTGTTGTATTTATGGCTGTTTTTGGTATAGGTACTCTCCCGTGGATAATAGGAAGCGTGTGGGCCGGAAAACTGACTTTCAGAAAATTGAACGGCTTCACTCAAAACATGAAGCCTGTATTGGCATTTACTTTAGCTTTATTCCTTTTCCTAAGAGGAATGGAAGTGCAATTTATTCATATCCCATTGCCTGATTTCGGGCAGGCACAGACCACGATGGATATTCCTATTTGTGGAGAGAGGTAA
- the gcvT gene encoding glycine cleavage system aminomethyltransferase GcvT, giving the protein MELKKVAINHIHEQLGAKMVPFAGYNMPVSYTGLIEEHNTVRNAVGMFDVSHMGEFLISGPKAIDLIQKVFSNDASTLVIGKAQYGYLPNDEGGIVDDLLIYRIGEEEYMLVVNASNIEKDWNWIAQQNEEFGAIMKNISDDFSLFAVQGPKAEDTLQKLTSEMDLSAIKPFHFEVGAFADAKYVIMSNTGYTGAGGFEVYFHNKDAENIWRKIIEAGEEFGIKPIGLGARDTLRMEMGFCLYGNDIDDSTSPIEAKLGWATKFTKDFINSENLKKQKEEGVERKLVAFHMLDRGIPRKGYEILDMEGNTIGVVTSGTQSPTLGHGIGLGYVKTDFAKPETEIQIVVRKNQLKAQVKKLPLI; this is encoded by the coding sequence ATGGAATTGAAAAAAGTAGCTATAAATCACATACACGAGCAATTAGGCGCTAAAATGGTGCCTTTTGCCGGATATAATATGCCTGTTTCTTATACAGGTTTGATTGAGGAACATAATACCGTGCGTAATGCAGTCGGTATGTTTGATGTTTCGCATATGGGAGAATTTTTAATCTCAGGTCCAAAAGCCATAGATTTAATTCAAAAAGTGTTTAGCAATGATGCTTCTACTTTGGTAATTGGAAAAGCGCAATATGGCTACTTGCCAAATGATGAGGGTGGAATTGTTGACGACCTTTTAATTTACCGAATTGGAGAAGAGGAATATATGTTGGTGGTGAATGCTTCCAATATTGAGAAAGACTGGAACTGGATTGCGCAACAAAATGAAGAATTTGGTGCGATCATGAAAAATATATCAGATGATTTTTCACTTTTTGCTGTTCAGGGACCGAAAGCTGAAGACACGCTACAAAAATTGACTTCAGAAATGGATTTATCTGCCATTAAACCATTTCATTTTGAGGTGGGAGCTTTTGCTGATGCAAAATATGTGATAATGTCCAATACTGGCTATACCGGTGCGGGTGGTTTTGAAGTCTACTTCCACAATAAAGATGCAGAAAACATCTGGCGAAAAATCATAGAAGCTGGTGAAGAATTTGGCATAAAACCAATTGGTCTTGGTGCCAGAGATACTTTAAGAATGGAAATGGGATTCTGCTTGTATGGAAATGATATAGATGACTCTACTTCACCTATTGAAGCCAAACTTGGCTGGGCGACAAAATTCACCAAAGATTTTATCAATTCTGAAAATCTTAAGAAACAGAAGGAAGAAGGAGTCGAACGAAAATTAGTGGCTTTCCACATGCTAGACCGTGGTATCCCTAGAAAAGGATATGAGATATTGGATATGGAAGGCAATACAATAGGAGTAGTTACATCAGGCACGCAGTCCCCGACTCTGGGTCATGGTATTGGATTGGGTTACGTAAAAACTGATTTTGCAAAACCGGAAACTGAGATTCAAATCGTGGTACGAAAAAATCAATTAAAAGCACAAGTAAAAAAATTGCCCTTGATTTAG
- the ppgK gene encoding polyphosphate--glucose phosphotransferase, with protein MEVLGIDIGGSGMKAAVVDLKTGEFITKRKRFETPQPATPEAMMKTVVKLQKHFDWSGPIGCGFPAAIIDGTVKTASNIDKSWIEKPLANMIRKATGCATRVMNDVDVAGLAEMNYGAGKGHNGTVLVLALGTGIGSALFHNQQLMPNTELGHIQFKGDIAEAYAANSIRENEDLSWEVWGKRINLYLIEVHKLFWPDLIIIGGGVSKKFKKYEKYIDKKLNVIPAELKNHAGIVGAASQFL; from the coding sequence TTGGAAGTATTAGGCATTGACATCGGAGGTTCTGGAATGAAGGCAGCCGTTGTAGATTTAAAAACAGGTGAGTTTATTACTAAGCGCAAACGTTTTGAAACTCCCCAACCTGCAACGCCAGAAGCCATGATGAAAACAGTAGTAAAACTACAAAAGCATTTTGATTGGTCTGGTCCGATAGGCTGTGGATTCCCGGCCGCTATCATTGATGGGACGGTAAAAACTGCTTCAAATATTGATAAAAGCTGGATTGAAAAACCTCTAGCTAATATGATTAGAAAAGCTACCGGATGCGCCACCAGAGTGATGAATGATGTGGATGTAGCCGGTTTAGCAGAAATGAATTATGGTGCTGGCAAAGGTCATAATGGAACTGTTTTGGTATTGGCTCTGGGCACGGGAATTGGATCTGCTTTATTTCATAACCAACAATTAATGCCCAATACTGAACTTGGGCATATTCAATTTAAAGGCGATATAGCAGAAGCCTATGCTGCCAACTCCATAAGAGAAAATGAGGATTTAAGTTGGGAGGTTTGGGGCAAACGAATAAATCTATATTTGATAGAAGTTCATAAATTGTTCTGGCCAGATCTAATCATTATTGGAGGTGGAGTTAGCAAGAAGTTTAAAAAGTATGAAAAATATATTGACAAAAAACTGAATGTAATTCCTGCCGAATTGAAAAATCATGCTGGAATAGTGGGGGCGGCAAGCCAGTTTTTATAA
- a CDS encoding tetratricopeptide repeat protein, whose amino-acid sequence MQKILFVLLTSLSFSVQISFSQDVKETLQFAEEQFIIGNYTNSILAYERAIYFEENTSSETYFKLANAYFSKGDIGRAIRVYDNAAFLEKDNGKRNDIIFKKCLAYLSTNQYNQAIISLGAINDFNDTEAGLKKQYFKSIAYFLKEDFDQFEVLFDEYATNLKLASNQHYIDLETYNLKADKVKPKLAMWMSVFVPGSGQILYGNWKDGLNSMALTAALVGLYFNYVTEFSLVEGYLVVLPWFQRYHKGGYLKAKETALKKQREYRGKAYGEILQLHPALF is encoded by the coding sequence ATGCAGAAAATATTATTCGTTCTACTTACTAGTCTTTCTTTTTCGGTTCAGATTTCTTTTTCACAAGATGTAAAAGAGACCTTGCAGTTTGCAGAGGAGCAGTTTATAATAGGAAATTACACCAATAGTATTTTGGCGTATGAACGAGCTATTTATTTTGAAGAAAATACTAGTTCAGAAACTTACTTCAAACTAGCAAATGCATATTTCAGTAAAGGCGATATTGGCAGAGCAATTAGAGTTTATGATAATGCTGCCTTTTTAGAGAAAGATAACGGTAAGCGGAATGACATAATATTTAAAAAATGTTTGGCTTACTTAAGTACAAATCAATACAATCAAGCTATTATTTCTTTAGGGGCAATCAATGATTTTAATGATACTGAAGCAGGATTGAAAAAGCAATATTTTAAATCCATTGCTTATTTTCTAAAAGAGGATTTTGATCAGTTTGAAGTATTGTTTGATGAATATGCTACAAATCTAAAACTAGCATCTAATCAACATTATATTGACCTTGAAACCTATAATCTAAAGGCGGATAAAGTAAAACCTAAACTAGCCATGTGGATGAGTGTATTTGTACCGGGCAGTGGACAGATTTTATATGGAAATTGGAAAGATGGACTAAATTCCATGGCCCTGACCGCGGCTTTAGTGGGTTTATATTTTAACTATGTTACTGAATTTTCCTTAGTGGAAGGATATTTAGTCGTATTGCCGTGGTTCCAACGATACCATAAAGGAGGTTATTTAAAGGCTAAGGAAACAGCCTTGAAGAAGCAAAGGGAATACAGAGGCAAAGCTTATGGTGAAATACTACAGTTGCATCCAGCCCTATTTTAA
- the yidD gene encoding membrane protein insertion efficiency factor YidD, which translates to MMRCIVLIFIINSLCFQVWSQVSSELEILGGIKYDINSVEKVKISDQYDHVHVNTNEVQFVFSGLFLFYKSFISSQDAQSCSFIPSCSVYALEAVKKQGVLKGMMNGFDRLSRCNSLSPEKYKIDPKTKLLIDPLVVQ; encoded by the coding sequence ATGATGAGATGTATCGTATTGATCTTTATAATAAATAGTCTATGTTTTCAAGTCTGGTCGCAAGTTAGTTCGGAATTAGAAATATTAGGAGGAATTAAATACGATATAAATTCAGTTGAAAAAGTTAAGATAAGTGATCAATATGATCATGTGCATGTTAATACTAATGAAGTTCAGTTTGTGTTTTCAGGTCTTTTTCTTTTCTATAAGTCATTCATTTCTTCACAGGATGCTCAATCCTGTTCTTTTATACCCTCTTGTTCTGTTTATGCCTTGGAGGCTGTAAAAAAGCAAGGTGTCCTAAAAGGAATGATGAATGGATTTGACCGCTTATCGAGATGTAATTCGCTCTCTCCCGAGAAATATAAAATAGATCCTAAAACCAAACTTTTAATTGACCCTTTAGTAGTACAATGA
- the alr gene encoding alanine racemase — translation MGQNIFSTSMVTLSKSAVRQNVRFVKSKLSDNVLLSAVLKGNAYGHGIKEMVPLYESAGVKHLSVFSIHEAEEVCKVKKNSTQVMIMGWMEDEETEWVIENDVEFYVFEIGRLKAAVEFARKVGKKAKVHLEVETGMNRTGFQEEHLAEVIEMMKSNEEHIVFEGLCTHYAGAESITNYLRVMDQIKKYNQLYDIFKEHGLIPNRRHTACSAAAMSYPETQMDMVRIGILLYGFWPSQETFIAYQRSNGYGQEGLSRRVKHPLKRVISWRSKIMSVKEVPVGEFIGYGTSYQATKKMKIATVPVGYAYGFARSLSNQGRVIVNGKRVAVISTVNMNLMIINVTECKNVGKGDEVIMIGSNGKVNVTVSSFGELSNQLNYELLSRLPMDIPRKVVI, via the coding sequence ATGGGTCAAAACATATTTAGTACATCCATGGTAACTCTAAGTAAAAGTGCGGTGCGACAAAATGTGCGATTTGTAAAAAGCAAATTATCGGATAATGTATTACTGTCAGCAGTGTTGAAAGGAAATGCCTATGGTCATGGCATAAAGGAAATGGTGCCGCTTTACGAATCGGCAGGAGTGAAGCATTTATCCGTTTTTTCGATCCATGAAGCGGAGGAAGTCTGTAAAGTAAAAAAGAATTCAACTCAGGTTATGATTATGGGTTGGATGGAAGATGAAGAGACAGAGTGGGTTATTGAAAATGATGTTGAGTTTTATGTTTTTGAAATCGGAAGGTTGAAAGCAGCAGTTGAGTTTGCCAGAAAAGTGGGCAAAAAAGCAAAAGTTCATTTAGAAGTTGAGACAGGAATGAATCGAACAGGATTTCAAGAGGAGCATTTGGCAGAGGTGATAGAAATGATGAAATCAAATGAAGAGCATATTGTTTTTGAAGGTCTTTGTACTCATTATGCTGGTGCAGAAAGTATCACCAATTACTTAAGGGTAATGGATCAAATCAAAAAGTATAATCAGCTTTACGATATTTTTAAAGAACACGGTTTAATCCCAAACAGGAGGCATACAGCATGTTCAGCAGCCGCCATGTCTTATCCCGAAACTCAAATGGATATGGTTAGGATCGGAATTTTATTGTATGGTTTTTGGCCGAGCCAGGAAACCTTTATTGCATATCAAAGAAGTAATGGTTACGGGCAGGAAGGACTCAGCAGAAGAGTGAAGCATCCATTAAAGCGAGTCATTAGTTGGAGAAGTAAAATAATGTCTGTAAAAGAAGTGCCTGTTGGGGAGTTTATAGGTTATGGAACCAGCTACCAGGCCACCAAGAAGATGAAAATAGCAACAGTTCCAGTTGGTTATGCATATGGTTTTGCTCGGTCCTTGAGCAATCAGGGGAGGGTAATTGTTAACGGAAAAAGGGTGGCGGTAATAAGTACCGTCAATATGAATTTAATGATTATCAATGTAACAGAATGCAAAAATGTCGGGAAAGGAGATGAGGTAATCATGATCGGGTCCAATGGTAAGGTAAATGTCACTGTTTCTAGTTTTGGAGAGCTAAGTAATCAATTGAATTATGAATTGCTGAGTAGATTACCCATGGATATACCGCGAAAGGTAGTGATTTAG
- a CDS encoding amidohydrolase, with protein MDLKLDVEELVKLRHQLHAHAEVSNQEEKTAQIILEFLTSCQPDKIWQNVGGHGVIALFKGKEEGENVGFRADLDALHIEETIHLAYESKTPHVSHKCGHDGHMAMVAGIASFLQKNPLQKGSVYVIFQPAEETGEGAERINQALKDLKINLDYLFGLHNLPDFQKGTIFTKSGTFAAASRGMVIKLFGKTSHAAEPEYGISPVIAMAKISTEMTRIHRMVDFSDLTLATVIHSELGEIAFGTSPGYGEVRITLRAMKDEDMSILIDEAEKLVHKYCEDDGLGCEISYTEVFPSTINTAESFEIIQKAASSMGITFKPLVSPFKWSEDFGQYKTQFKTGFFGIGSGEDCPHLHDEFYDFPDEIIEPGLKMYIGLMRYFELIA; from the coding sequence ATGGATTTAAAGCTTGATGTAGAAGAGCTTGTAAAATTAAGACATCAATTACATGCCCATGCTGAAGTTTCCAATCAGGAAGAAAAGACTGCACAGATCATTCTAGAATTTCTTACGAGTTGTCAACCTGATAAAATCTGGCAAAATGTGGGAGGACATGGAGTGATTGCCTTGTTCAAAGGAAAAGAGGAAGGCGAAAATGTAGGTTTTCGAGCTGATTTGGATGCTTTACACATTGAAGAAACCATTCATTTAGCGTATGAATCCAAAACTCCTCATGTTTCTCATAAATGCGGTCATGATGGCCATATGGCAATGGTGGCAGGTATTGCAAGTTTTCTGCAAAAGAATCCCTTACAGAAAGGTAGTGTTTACGTGATTTTTCAGCCTGCTGAAGAAACAGGTGAAGGCGCTGAAAGGATAAATCAAGCGTTAAAAGACTTAAAAATCAATCTTGATTATTTGTTTGGGCTACATAATTTACCAGATTTTCAGAAAGGCACAATTTTTACGAAGTCAGGAACTTTTGCAGCTGCTTCAAGGGGGATGGTCATAAAACTATTCGGGAAAACTAGTCACGCGGCTGAACCTGAATATGGAATTAGTCCGGTCATTGCTATGGCTAAAATCAGCACAGAGATGACTCGTATTCATAGAATGGTGGATTTCTCTGATTTAACATTGGCAACTGTAATTCACAGTGAATTGGGGGAAATTGCATTTGGAACTAGCCCAGGTTATGGGGAGGTAAGAATTACCCTAAGAGCGATGAAAGATGAGGATATGTCCATTTTAATTGATGAAGCGGAAAAATTAGTGCATAAATATTGTGAGGATGATGGTTTAGGTTGTGAAATATCCTATACAGAAGTGTTTCCTTCTACGATTAATACTGCAGAATCCTTCGAGATTATTCAAAAAGCCGCTTCATCCATGGGAATTACATTTAAGCCTTTGGTTTCACCCTTCAAGTGGAGTGAAGATTTTGGACAATATAAAACGCAATTTAAAACTGGCTTCTTTGGAATTGGGTCTGGTGAGGATTGCCCGCATCTTCATGACGAGTTTTATGATTTCCCTGATGAAATTATTGAGCCGGGCCTCAAGATGTATATTGGATTAATGAGGTACTTTGAGCTTATAGCCTAA